In Lentimicrobiaceae bacterium, the DNA window ATTCATTCTGATAGTCGGGAAGATAAATTTTATCGGATTGGGCATAGTTAATACAAAGGCTGCGTGCAACCGGCATCCCTGATTGTGCTGCTTCGTAAAATGCAGAATAAATATAGGGTAAAAGCTTGTATCGTAGTTGGATGTAATTTCTTGCAATAGCTTCAATATCTTCACCATACGACCAGGGTTCCGCCTCACAAAAATTATAGGATTTGTGAGAACGGAAAAATGGAGTAAAAGTGCCGATGCTGAGCCAGCGGGTAAATAGTTTTGCTGAGCCATCGCCCATAAAACCACCAATGTCATATCCGCAAAAAGGTACTCCCGCCAGTCCGATACTGTTTACCATACGAACACCCAGCAGCATATGTTCGTCGCTGGGGCTGTTATCACCGGTCCATAGGGCTGAATACCGTTGCAATCCGGAAAAACCGGAACGGGTAAGAATGAGTGGACGCCTGCCATTAAGCAGTTTTTTGGTTCCTTCAAAAGTGCTTCGCGACATCAGGAATCCATACACATTTTTCGCCTCTCGGTAACTAACTTTTTCTCCTTCCCAGTCGAAAACAACCATTTCGGGGGTACTTTGTCCCCAACTTGCGGGTTCGTTCATGTCGTTCCAGAAACCTTCCACTCCATCGTTTACCAAATCTTTAAAAGAGTTGCCCCACCATTGGCGGCAGGATTCTTTTGTGAAATCAGGAAAATGGCACCAGCCGGGCCATACCTGGGCAGTGTAAGGTGTATTGTCAGGATATTTTACAAAAACATCTTTTTTAAACCCATCTTCGTAAGCACTGTATCCTTTTTCGACCTTAATTCCCGGGTCAACGATAACCGTAGTATGTATACCCATTTTTCTCAGTTCACCCACGGTTTCTGCCGGATGAGGAAAGCGGGTGGGATCCCATGTAAAAATTTTGTAGTTATCCATGTAGTGTATGTCAAGATACATTACATCAAGTGGAATTTTTTTATCGCGGAAAGTACGGGCAATGTTCAGCACTTCGGTATCGGGGAAATAGCTCCACCGGCATTGCTGAAAACCAAGACTCCAGATTGGAGGTATCTCCATATGCCCTGTAAGATCAGAATATTGGCTAAGGATACCGGCAATAGTTTTGTCCCAGATAAAATAATAATCCATTTCGCCACCCTCAGCGCTAAAAAATGAGAACCTGTCGTTGGAAGCGCCAAAATTAAAAGTAGATCGGTAGGAATTATCGAAAAATATTCCATAGTTCAATCCATGGTGGATGCCAATGTAAAACGGGAAAGAAGCATACAAAGGGTCATCCCAACTTTGATGATGCGGGTTATCGGTATTCCAGTGCACATAGGCAGAACCTCTGCGGTCAAGGTTTCCGGTTTTTTCGCCTAATCCTACAAAGCGTTCGCCTTCCTGCAGGGTTTTATAAGTAGCTACTTCGTTTTCAAGCCATGATGTGCCAAAAGAAGCATCATCACTATTGATGAGTTTACCGTTGGAGGTGTAAAAGGCAAAACGTACAGGATTTCGCTGAATCTGTAATTGTAATTCTCCGGTCGAAATAATGATTTTTTCTTTGGTTTCTTCAAGGTTAAAATTACATGGCTGTGGCTTACCGGCTACCGAATATGAGAAATCTTTTATAAATTTATCCTTTACAATTCGTATTCTGAACATTTTGGGTGAAAAAACGGTAATTTCGGCATTACCGTAATCGGTAACCAGTCGGATTACGGCACCCTCTTTCGTTATTTTTTTCAGATTTCCAAGGCTATGGTTCAGATTATCGCGTGAAAAGCCTGCTGTAACAAGAATAACACTCATACAAAGTATTGCTATTAATTTCTTCATTTTCAGATGGGCAATGTTATTTCTTTATTTTGTGAGAACAATATAC includes these proteins:
- a CDS encoding DUF4968 domain-containing protein, which codes for MKKLIAILCMSVILVTAGFSRDNLNHSLGNLKKITKEGAVIRLVTDYGNAEITVFSPKMFRIRIVKDKFIKDFSYSVAGKPQPCNFNLEETKEKIIISTGELQLQIQRNPVRFAFYTSNGKLINSDDASFGTSWLENEVATYKTLQEGERFVGLGEKTGNLDRRGSAYVHWNTDNPHHQSWDDPLYASFPFYIGIHHGLNYGIFFDNSYRSTFNFGASNDRFSFFSAEGGEMDYYFIWDKTIAGILSQYSDLTGHMEIPPIWSLGFQQCRWSYFPDTEVLNIARTFRDKKIPLDVMYLDIHYMDNYKIFTWDPTRFPHPAETVGELRKMGIHTTVIVDPGIKVEKGYSAYEDGFKKDVFVKYPDNTPYTAQVWPGWCHFPDFTKESCRQWWGNSFKDLVNDGVEGFWNDMNEPASWGQSTPEMVVFDWEGEKVSYREAKNVYGFLMSRSTFEGTKKLLNGRRPLILTRSGFSGLQRYSALWTGDNSPSDEHMLLGVRMVNSIGLAGVPFCGYDIGGFMGDGSAKLFTRWLSIGTFTPFFRSHKSYNFCEAEPWSYGEDIEAIARNYIQLRYKLLPYIYSAFYEAAQSGMPVARSLCINYAQSDKIYLPDYQNEYLLGPSVLVAPVESDKLLTKVFMPEGDWYDFYSDEKYTGNTEYKVECPLQRLPLFVKAGSIIPMQSPVQSTSEKASDTLTIHIYKGISPSEYCYYEDDGTTYQYQQGVFYKKLFHYIPSANKLVLSKKEGTFNSRFTKIRMVFHGFETLAGSVKVNGKTTPTSHYAFTQLNALQADDPLNVRVPWQYDEIKTRCVVVNNSDDETEIIF